One Perca flavescens isolate YP-PL-M2 chromosome 16, PFLA_1.0, whole genome shotgun sequence genomic window, ATCGCAGCTAATATCGACCCCAACGAGGTAACGTAATTGGTTAAACTTAAACGTTTCATAATTAAAACTTCCCAAGAGCTAAATTTACTGTTATAACGTGGTAACTCCTCTAGCTAGTATTACTCTAAACGTTAAACATTCCTCATTATTAACACATAGCTAGTAGCTAGCCTACATAGTCACACATCACGTTATAACACTTACATAAACTTCGCTAGTGCAATATGCTTGATTAAACCTATACAATGTTGAAATTGCTTAATTTCTTTCATAAATCTCACAAGGTAACGATTTAATATAACAATAAATCATTATAACCTAAGTTACAAGCTACATTAGTCACGTTTTCAATAATGTCATCAAACTTTACAGCCTACAGACTAAATTCAACGTCTTGTGACGTTACTAAGtaacctaacgttaacgttacaatgaaagtgtagctagctaaccGTTAAATATAACTAACTCTACAAGGACTGGCTACAGTGGGGagtaaaatacaacacaattttaaatacatttatattggTGCTAATGTTGCTGTTTTTCATCATAGAATCGTACAATCCCTCAGCAGCAAAGTTAATGTAATATTGCTATGTCATTGTAAGCAATAGAGCTAGTTAGCTAACTCGGCTAACGATAGCATGCTAACCTTGGTTTCCTACCAATGAGAGCTACACCTATTATATACCGTATAGCCTATATACATCTCGTTTCAGCTCCATAAAACAGTACAAATGACGAGTTTTGGATGTTTTCTAGTCTCATGTTGATAGGACAGACTAGAGTGCTAAGCTCGGCTAGCCGCTCGGCCTGGAAGCCAGTTTTGTAAGCTTACCCAGCCATTGTAAACTTCACCACAGCAAGCCTGGAGCCGGAGGCCGCTAACTCCGGCTGGAAGTCCGGGTCGCTCCCGATCACTTTAACACCGACCATGGTACAGCTTGCGGCTGTGGTGTGAGCTGGTTACCCGGGTGATGTTCAGGAGCACCTAgtaaaaataaagtgttgtgtttttagctttCTGCCAGtatattagctagctaactagctgaTTTCTGAACCACACTACAGGTACAGTGAGCTGTTTTGGGATGTGGACTCCTGATTGGCCAATAGACAACAAAAGGCGGggttttttccttcttcttcttctgtgattTTTGGCAGTTTAGAAGTTTATAGGGATTTTACTGCCCTCCATCGTACTTATAATACATAACAGGCACAGGGCCACACTTGTAGTACACAACTCATTTCGTTACAGaacatgttttcataaaaaataagaaagaaaaaaaataaaaaaagaataaaaataataacaaaaaggtACATAGCCAGAGTATCAGACATTAAATAGCAGTTAAATTAATTATAAAGTTAAATCAGATAAGCATTACATACATTTTGATGCTGATTTACCCTCTAATCCAGAAATACAATCTATATAATTTTTTAAGTCAAGTTTAAAGACATTGAAAAGaggtttatttttcataaatttcGATTTATGAATAAAGAATTTTCCAAGCAAAATTATTAAGTTGACTATATATTGTACAGAGGAGTTGGGGTCAGAAAAGTAAAACAATATATCAAAATTAGATAAATGTATGTTTGAGCCAAGTTGTCCATTAATGAAACCTTGTATTATCATTCCACAGAGAAGAGCTATGTGAACAGCTATAGAATAAACAACGCTGTAATGtccctttaaaatgtttttatgaaagATTGTTTGGGTTGTTTCTATGGAGATGAACAATGACATCACAGCACATGTCTGACATGGAGGAAATTTTGAATTTCTTCACCCACTTGGAGAAGAAAACTCAAGGTAAATATTGCTTgacatgaaaatatttttattgtatgtcaTTTCCAAACATAGCGTAACATCAATTGAGtttgtaaataaatagattttttaatataaatagATGTATTTTGCATGCATGCAATGCTAGCTACCAATTCATAGCTAATCTGTAATACTAGCTTggatttttttacaaaatattgtaGGATTGTTATTTCCACCACCGTCATTTCCAACACATTACCTTCTTGGGTGGAAATGACAAACGTGTGGTTACATTTATGCTTACAAGGTGCAATTCATAGATTGTGTGGCTAcatatgtatattttatttattgaaatgtaCAATGCTAATGTATTAATTCAAATGTATATTTGTTGAAATGCTTTTTCATCTATTTTTAAGATGCCGCAGAAGTCAACTGCAGAAAGGTCTCAGTCCTATAGGGACAGACTAAAAGAGGACACTGTCAAATATGAAGAGCAActgaagagagacagggagagatacatgaggaaaaaagaaagaggggtTGTAAAGCCAATTGCAGATTTGTCAAAGCGAGAACAACGCAAAAGAAGGAGACAATGGAGAACCAATCAAAGAAATTATCGGGAGAAGATGAACAAAGCTCTTAAGGTACAGGCCTACCTTTCTACCACTACACCACCAAACTCTCCAGATTCTGTGCAGCTAGAACATGATGTTGATCCACCTCCCACACCACCCTCACCAACCTCACCATCACCCTCTGTCCAAAAACAAAGGGGAAGGAAAAAGGTTCTAAGAAACCGTTCAAAAGTTTATGCAGCATTGCATGAAAGCCATGTTAAGCTTGGGAAGGCTCTGCAGAAGGCCGAGAGGTACCGCAAACGGTATGACCGATTAATGAAGAAAGTGAATGGCAACACCACCACACACTCTAAGAAGAACTTTGGTGTTCCATAATGCTCTTCTTGCTGAGCTGAGAGACAGATATGAAAATCTGTCCTccgagagagaaaaacaacttATTACGAAGATAATGGCAGGAAAGATCCTCAAGAAGTATCGCCTACTGAAAATGGCTAGAACTGAATTTGGCTTCTCAGCCAAGAGAATGAGAAATAATGAAAAGAGGTCAGCAGCACTTAAATACACAAGGAAGAAGCAAAAAAACAGCATCAGCACAGACACAGAAGAGAAAATCAAGCAATTCTTGGAAAGAGGTGAGAACAGCAGAGCAACAACTGGAAAAATAGGAGACTCTGACacagaagaaaatgaaaaaacagaAGAGATTCGTTAATGAACTCATGGAAATACTTCATGACAAATTTAAGAAGGAGTATCCTGACATACAGATTTCTTACAGTGAGTTCTGCAAGAAAAGTCCTTTTTGGATTATAAAGCCCACAATTaaggacagagacacatgcataTGTAAGACGCATGCCAATATGCAATTAATGGCAGACAAACTGCTGCAGCATAAAGTGATCAACAGCAGTAAAATTGAAGATTTGGTGGTCTCTCTGTGCTGTTCACCATACACCAAGGAGTGTATGTACAGAGAATGTCCCAACCGTGTGGACAAAGAATTGCAGATCTCGGCCTTTGACCCTGGGGCACAGACATTTTGGCATACATGGAAGGCAAAagctgaggagagagagaagaaaaagaaagatggaACTAAAGAGAAAATCACAGTTCATCTCactgttaaggagaaaacagagGGCACACTGCATACTTTACTAGAAGACTTTTCAACAGATCTaaaacaaaaacttggaaaGCATGTGTATAACATCAGGCATCAGTATGCAGCTCTCCGTGGAATAAAGGAAAACTTGAGAGAGGATGAGGTCATTCTGCATATGGATGTTGCAGAGAACTTCCAGTGCAAGTACAACAGTGAAGTCCAGGCGGTACATTTTGGAGATTCGCACCACCAAGTCTCACTCCATACTGGTGTGGCCTACACCTGGAAGGATGTAAAGTCCTTATGCTCAATCAGCTCTTCTTTTCGCCACGATCCCTCAGCAATATGGGCACATCTAACCCAAGTGCTAACTTACTTGAGAGAACAACATCCCACTGCCACCACACTTCATGTGGTCAGTGATGGACCAACGACGCAATACCGctcaaaaaaaagctttttcctCCTCATCAATGTTCCTTACCAAATGGGTTGGAAAAGGGTGACCTGGAATTTCTTAGAGGCCGGCCACGGCAAAGGCCCAGCTGATGTGATTGGAGCGGCGGTGAAGAGAAGAGCGGATGATCTTATTGCAAGAGGGAAGGACATTCCAGATGCACGAGTACTGCTTGAGGAGCTTAAGCAGCAAAAGTCTGCCACAGAGCTGTTCTATATTGAGCCAGATGCCGTTGAGTCAATGGATGTTCACGTTCCATCTGAATTACAGACAATTCGTGGCACGATGGAAATTCATCAGGTATGGTCTCGCTGTTGTGTCTTTATACATTTTATGGTCTTGCTGTTGTTTCTTAACACAAGTTATGACTAATTGAATGCTCtgacagacttttttttaatctccttGCAGATCACCTCTCATTCTCCAAGCCAGATGTCATGGAGGATTCTTAGTTGTTTTTGCTCTGCACCCAACGATTGTAACTGTTTCGGCACAAGGAGATTAAGACGGAAGTTTGGAAAGAAATCTGCAAGATTTGGCCTTGAATCACATTGCcaccctctctcgctctctctctctctcacacacacactccctctctcatgaactgtctctctctctctctcacacacactacctcACTTTCATGCACattatctctcacacacataccgTCTGGTCACCATAATTGCCCTCTGGACAAACCTACATGCTTActtctctctcaatctctctctctctctctctctcatgcacgCACAACCCTTGATGCTTTACAGTTCATGTTATATGATAATTGATATGATATAGTTTAAGGtgtcttttaaatgttttcttcagAACAGTGTTCATCTAAGAGACTGATAAGAACACcaaactcactcacacacagcgtGTGCATGCTCAAGATGCTTTATAGTTCATGTTACAATGCATTGACATGACTAAAGTTTAggtgtttttttaagtatttcaaAATTCAAAACAGTGTTCATCTAACCAATTGGAATGTTACAATTTTACAATCTGCATTTATGCGTAACTTACATTTTTTCATGTGATGTGGTTAAAGTTGTTTACAGTAAGACTGTAACTGTTCATCTGGTTATGGAACCAAACAGACTAATGACTAATGATTTGTTAAATGGAATTGTCTGCTTCAGAACGTTTCAAATAAATGTCTTCTGGTTTTCTACATGGACGTCCATTCATTGTCATTTCCACTACACCCAGTCATTTCCACCACCTCAtaacttttttaaaaatatttacaaaattcTAATCACTCATTAAAAACTTCTGCATAGTTTATGGGATAATGTTCCacttaatgtaataacacaagtaGTCTTTTTTCTGAAACGTATCTAACCAATCCAATATTATATTTCAGGTTGTGGTGGATGTAAACTTTGTGTTTGGACCTCATTACAATTAATTTACTTAATCCACAAATCTATGATAATTGCAATATAGGTATAAACTGGTAAAACTATGTGTTAAAGTGATCTTACACTGTTAAGAAATTATGTAtatcatatttttaaataataatcaaatatttACATGTGATGGAAATGACATTTGTTCAGTGCAGATCggaaaatatgtcaaaaaacacCAATTTGTCTTATAATGTAAGTGCGTTCTCTTATGGATCATCAAACTAGACTAGTTAGACTGTTAGACTGTGACTGTTTTGATTtgaacactttttttccccctcaagTTCACAAGGCCAAAAGTGCCTGTAGTTGAAGAAACACCCATATACTAACTATGGCAGAGATCAGGCGCGGAGAAAGCAGTTGGtctttggaggcccccctgcctGAAGCTACTGACCTCCAGTCAGCCAGAACCGAGGGGCTGACCGGCTCTCCTCCAAGCTACAGAGCTACCAGCTCTGCGGGCAGGGATCAGGGAGCAGGGTTAGTGCTTAAGAAAGGTGGGTGGGTTAAACAACTAAATCGAATAATCCAATACAGGTCCCCAAAAAGACCCCAACCAGTCGTGGCCGTGGCCGATCACCAAGAGTAAggttctgtctgaggtttctgccagTTAAAAAGAAGTTTTTCCTCACAGCTGTCTTCCCAAATGCATGCTTTTGGGAGGACATTTTAGGTTTCTGTAGgctaaattatagagtgtggtctagaccagaaggatattagaagcactttggttatgacacaattgttagcctatttttataaaaacgtctgctacggagccataacgtgatatacaaggtaatggagccttttatacattgtgctgttttttagaaaaaaaaacaatggacaaatagagtctttaaacacttcagatgtaaagttattcgctgtcaaagtggcgccaaaatgaatggcagtcagtggaatgctagcgggaggtgatcgctttgtagcatcaaaatggcgccataggaggttcgtgTTCTGAAgcaagtcttctggtagctgtgccaagagaaatctcaatcattcccaatcttgcagagacggagagcgtaggtatatgtaaggagataacatcaTTGcgaactaaaatgctagttaacgttAGTAATTAAACCGTTCTATTTaaaagtcggattttcattagctctagcccggttagctattgttatcaaccagttgataacaacacattaCGCTGTTTTTAGTGCATGCAGCAGCGTACAAGTCCGCAGATAgatacaaataagacagaagtgcttataactttatGTTGCTGCAGCTTTCACAAGTGTtgataccatagacagtatataatggaccaatagaccccgtgtctctggacggagaccagtgaaagctattagaagcacttttccggtgatggccagctttactgcgcagcctccaactgagaaaatgtgacgtgagcaacgtgtctgaaagttgtaagtcttctggtagctgtgccaagagaaatctcaatcattaattattaattaattattgctaactaacatgctagttaacattagtaattaaacctaaacagctcatgtaagtcgaaactgcctgcgagcttctcctgtactatacggtaattcctctactatgcgacagtaagtcacttggttatggcacaatcgttagcc contains:
- the LOC114571525 gene encoding uncharacterized protein LOC114571525, which produces MDVAENFQCKYNSEVQAVHFGDSHHQVSLHTGVAYTWKDVKSLCSISSSFRHDPSAIWAHLTQVLTYLREQHPTATTLHVVSDGPTTQYRSKKSFFLLINVPYQMGWKRVTWNFLEAGHGKGPADVIGAAVKRRADDLIARGKDIPDARVLLEELKQQKSATELFYIEPDAVESMDVHVPSELQTIRGTMEIHQITSHSPSQMSWRILSCFCSAPNDCNCFGTRRLRRKFGKKSARFGLESHCHPLSLSLSLTHTLPLS